The Nocardioides ginsengisegetis region GGGCATCATCGTGTCGCTGGCCGAGCGCATCGGCTGAGGTGCCGTCATCGTGGAGTCTGCGGCGCACCCGGTACGCCGCAGACTCCACGATCCTGCCGATCGGGCCGGGCCGCCGGGCCTCAGACGGCCGGGAAGGACGCGCGCATCTGCTTCTCGTCCGGCTGGGTCCCGTCATCCATCCCGCGAACCTAGTCACGGATCGTGGCGGTGTTCGCGGTTCCGGGACCAAAGCATCTGGTCACCAGCGACGCCGCCCCGCAACCTGAAGGGGTAGGAACGAAGTCCTCCGGAGGTGTTCGCCGTGAACGAGACACTGACATTAATCGCCGTCGTCCTGATGCTCGCGGGCGCCTTCCTGCTCATCGCCGACGTCGGTGCGCCCGGTTTCTGGATCGCCACGATCACGGTGGGGATCGCCCTGGTCGCGATCGTGGCCTTCCGCAACCGCCAGCGGGGCCATCACGCCTGAGGCGCCGCCTGCCCTGTGGGTAACGTCAACGCCATGCAGTCGCTCCACGACGAGGTGGACAGGGCGGCGGAGGACGGCTGGTTCTCCGGGGTGGTCCGCGTGGACCGCGCGCACGAGACGGAGCTCTGCGCGGCGTACGGATTCGCGGACCGCGCCCACGGGGTGCGCAACACGGTGGACACCCAGTTCGGGATCGCCAGCGGCACCAAGGGCCTGACGGCGCTGGTGGTGATGAGCCTGGTCGAGCGCGGGACGCTCGGGCTCGACACCACCGCCCGCTCGCTGCTCGGCGACGACCTGCCGCTGGTGGCCGACGACGTGACGGTCGAGCACCTGCTGGCGCACCGGTCCGGGATCGGCGACTACCTCGACGAGGACGGCGCCGACCTCAGCGACCACCTCATGCCGGTGCCGGTGCACGAGCTCGCGACGACCGAGCAGTACGTCGCGGTGCTGGAGGGGCACCCGACCGTGTTCCCGGCAGGCGCGCGGTTCGCCTACAACGACGCGGGCTACGTCCTGCTCGCGCTGCTCGCCGAGAGGGCGTCGGGCGTTGAGTTCCCCGACCTGGTGCGGACCCTCGTCTGCGAGCCCGCGGGCATGGTGGACACCGCGTTCCTCCGCTCCGACGAGCTGCCCGGACGCGCCGCCCGGGGCTACCTCTCGGTCGACGGCCTGCGCACCAACGGGCTCCACCTGCCGGTGCGCGGGAGCGGCGACGGCGGCATCTACTCGACGGTCACCGACCTCCGCGGCTTCTGGACGGCCCTCGTCGCCGGCCGGATCGTCTCTCCGCAAACCCTCGCCGAGATGGTGCGACCGCGCAGCCACTGGCCGGACCTGTCCTACGTGAGCTCGCGCGACCACCGGCGCTACGGCCTCGGCTTCCACCTGCACGCGACGGGCGACCAGGTCTGGCTCGAGGGGTACGACGCGGGCGTGTCGTTCGCGAGCCTGCACGACCCCGCGTCGTCGGTGACCTGGACGGTCATCTCCAACTGGACCGACGGCGCCTGGCCGATCGTGCGGGTGCTCCGGGACTGGTTCGGCAGCTGACCCCGGGGTTTCCGCGATCGACAGTCAGGCCCCGACGCGCTGCTACTTTCGCCGGATGGTGAGGGCGGGCGACGCGATCGAGAATCCGGTGTCCGGCGAGCGCATCACCTTCGTGCGCACGAGCGAGCAGACCGGCGGCGCACTCGCCGAGATGGACCTCGAGCTGAGCCCGGCCGCGTTCCTGGCCGCGGAGCACATCCACCGCTCGCAGGAGGAGAAGTTCGAGGTCGTCGAGGGCCGCATCCTGCTGCGCTGCGCGGGCGTCGAGACGGTCAGCGGGCCGGGGGAGAGCGTCGTCGTGCCTCCCGGGTCGCCGCACTCGTGGGCGCCGTACGGCGGTGCCGGGGCGCGGGTCCGGCTGACCTTCACGCCCGGCGCCGGCATCGAGCAGTTCTTCGACGACTTCTTCCGCCTGGCCCGCGAGGGCCGGATGAACGCCAAGGGCATGCCCCCGCTGACGACCAGCGCTCGGCTGGGGCTGGCCCACGACCTCTACCTCGCCGGCCCGCCCGTGCCGCTCCAGCGCGCGGCCTTCCGCGTGCTGGTCGGCGTCAGCCGGCTGATCCCCGGCTCCTGACGCCTGCCGGTCAGTGGACCGGGTCGGGCTCGTGGTCCGGGACCGGCGCGTCGGTGTCGATGAGCGACGGCGGCCCGACGGCCAGCCCCTCCTCGGCCTCCGGCGACGACGCACGGGCGTCGGCCAGCACGTCGGCGGGGACGTGCTTCTCGAGGAAGCGTCGCGCCATGCGGGTCGAGGGGTGCACCCCGATCGTGGCCAGCGCGATGACCCCGGCGATGACCAGCCATCCGGCGGCGCCCCAGTTGATCGCGAGGAACGTGTAGACGGCGGGCGCCCACACCTTGCCGAGGGTGGCGCTCAGACCGGCCGCACCCTGGTAGGCGCCGCGCTGGCGCGGGTCCATCAGCTCGGCCTCGAACGTCCAGCTGGCCGCCGAGAGGTAGAGCTCGGCACCGGTCACGGTCACGTGACCCAGCCAGACCAGGGCGATCGTGAGCAGGCCGACGGTGTCGTGGGTGGCCAGCGTGATCAGGCAGGACAGCACGAAGAAGGACGAGGAGATCCGCACGGCCTTGAGCGCGGTTCGCAGGTCCTTGACCCCGCGGGCGGCCGCCATCGGCAGGAAGATGCACATCACCGTGTTGGTGCCGAAGAGGAAGGCCAGCAGCACGCGTGGGGCATCGGTCTCCTGCACGAGCCACAGCGGGATGACGACGTTGAGCAGCACCTGGTTGGTCCAGAAGACCCCGGTGAAGAACTCCGTCAGCAGCCAGCCGGGGTTGCGCAGCGGCCCCGGCCCGGGGACCTTCACCTTGCGCTCGTCGGCGGTGCGGTCGTCGTGCGTGGCCCGCGGCAGCCGGGTGATCGCGAGGGCGTTCACCAGGAACGCGAGGGTGGTGAACCACGGCAGCATGTGCAGCACGTTGTTGGAGTGGAAGGCCAGCGCGACGCCGCCGACCGTCGATCCGAAGGTGAAGCCCACGTTGAGCGCGGAGTACATGTAGGCCCGCGACTTCACCCGCTCGTCGGGCGGCAGCACGTCGATCGTGTAGGTGCCGAACGCGGCCCCGCCCAGGGCGCCGATGACCTCCATGCCGACCGCCATCGCGACGTACCCGTGGAAGTCGTGGATGAAGGGCCACACCGAGAACATCGCCGCCTGGCCGGTGGCGCTGACGGCCCACATCTTCTTGGGCCCGAACCGGTCGACGAGCTTGCCCATCGGCAGGGCCGCGAGGAACGAGGCGATGCCGGCGATGGTGAGGCCGAGGCCGACCTGGGCGGCGCTCAGCCCGACGATCTGGGTGAAGAACACCGCCGATCCGGTCATGAACGTGCCCTCGCCGAGGGCGAAGAGGAGGGACTGGGCGGAGAGTCGCCCGGCGAGCGGGGACGGCGGGCGCGCGTGGCGGAGGAGTGCGGTGAACATCGGGTGCAATTGTCCGGAAAGTGGGGTGGCTTGTCGCCCGAGTTTCCGGATCAGGAAGCCCGCCACTCCCGGCGCAGCAGCCCGTGGACCCACGAGTCGGAGACGTCGCCGTCGACGACGCAGTCCTCGCGGAGGGTGCCCTCGCGCAGGAACCCGAGCTTCTCCAGCACCCGCGCCGAGCCGAGGTTGCGGGTGTCGGTCTCGGCCTGGACGCGGTTGAGGTCGAGCGTCGCGAAGGCCCAGTCGAGCAGGGCGCCCGCGGCCTCCGTCGCGTAGCCATGGCCCCACGCGGCCTCGCCGTAGCAGTAGCCGAGCGACGCGCTGCGGTGGTCGGGGTTCCAGCGGTTGAGGCTGCACCACCCGAGGAACACCCCGTCGGCGACGCGCTCCACGGCCAGCCGCGCCCCGGCATCGTCGTCCGCCATCTGCCGGCACGCTGCGAGAAACCTCTCGGCCCGGGCGGGCTCGGTCCACGGCGGGGAGTCCCAGTAGCGCAGCACGTGGGCGTCGCTGTGCAGCGCCCACAGGTCGCCCGCGTCGCCGTCCTCGAAGGGACGCAGCCGGAGGCGGTCGGTCTGCAGGGTGGGGGTGGGCAGCGCCATGCGGCCCATGGTGGCAGCCGCGGCAACCGGATTCCCGGAGCCGGTGCGAGGATGGCCCGGTGACCGGGTGCACCCTCCAGGACGCCTTCGCCCTGCTCGACCAGCTGCCCGGGGCGACGCGCGAGGACAACGGCCGCTACTGGCGGCTGGGCATCGGGAGCAGGACCTTCGGCTACGTCTGGGAGCCGACCCGGACCATCGGCCTCAAGCAGACGATCGCCGAGCAGCTGGCGCTGGTGGCCGAGCGGCCCGAGACGTTCGAGGTGCAGTTCACCACCGCCGGCTTCGGGTGGGTCGTGGTCCACCTCGAGGGGGTCGAGCGCGACGAGCTGGCCGAGCTCACCTTCGAGGCGTGGCGGCTGACCGCGCCGGCGGCGCTCGTCGAGGAGCGGGCCGACCGGCTACCGCGCTGAGCCGTCGAGCACGGCCAGCACCGCTCGGGCGTACGCCGACTCCGCGTCGACGTCGACGTGGCGCTCGAGGCCGGCACCGCGGCGTACGGTCACGGCGAAGCCGTCGGCCGCACCGTCGAGCCTCTCGAGCGACACGAACGCCTCGCCCAGCAGGTCGCGCAACTGGTCCTCGCGCGGCACCCAGACCGCGACCTCGGCCTCGAAGCTGTCCAGCGCCCACTCGGTCGTGCCGTTGAAGGCGAGCACCTGCCGGCCCTGCGGGACGTCGAGCACCTCGATGACCATGTCGCTGACAACGAAGACGTCGGTGTCGAAGTCGCGGTCGAAGACGACGAAGCGGTCACCCTTCGCGGGCGCCCACTCCACGCCGGCGTCCCTGAGGGCCAGCGCGAGCTCGCGGGTCATCATGCGTCCAGTGTGCGCGGGTGCCGGTCGTGATCGCGCAATTGAACGGTTTGGCACCTGGTTCGGCCGCGAACAGGTGCTTTTCCCAGCAATTGAACGATCACGTGCACCCGCGGCCCGCACGACACCTCCCCGCCACGCCGGCCTGCGAGACTGGCGGCATGACGCACTCGAGCGCACTGAGCCCCGAGTCCCGCGACGCGGCCATCGCCACGATGACCGGCACCGGGGGCGAGACGGAGCTCGACGTGCTGGTCGTGGGCGGGGGAGTGGTCGGCGCCGGCACCGCCCTCGACGCGGTCACCCGCGGCCTCAACACCGGCCTGCTCGAGCAGCGCGACCTCGCCAGCGGCACCTCCTCGCGAAGCAGCAAGCTGATCCACGGCGGCCTGCGCTACCTCGAGATGCTCGACTTCGGGCTGGTCCGCGAGGCCCTCCAGGAGCGCGGCCTGCTCTACACCCGGCTCGCGCCGCACCTGGTCCGGCCGGTGTCGTTCCTCTACCCGTTGACCCACAAGGGCTGGGAGCGCCCCTACGTCGGCGCCGGCCTCGCGCTGTACGACGCGATGGCGATGCTCGGCAAGTACGAGATGGGGTTGCCGCGCCACCGCCACCTCTTCCGCAAGCAGGTCGCCCGGATCGCTCCCGACTTCAAGGCCGACAAGCTCACAGGGGCGATCCGCTACTACGACTGCCAGGTCGACGACGCCCGCCTGGTCGTGACCATCGCCCGGACCGCAGCGAAGCACGGCGCCCACGTGGCGACCCGGGTCAAGGTCACGGGCTTCCTGCGCGAGGGGGAGCGCGTGGTCGGCGTACGCGCCGTGGACCTGGAGTCCGGGCGCGAGCTCGAGGTGCGGGCCCGCGTGGTGGTCAACGCTGCGGGCGTGTGGACCGACGAGATCCAGGAGATGGTCGGCGGCCGGGGCGCCCTGCACGTGCAGGCCTCCAAGGGCATCCACCTCGTGGTGCCGCGCGACCGGATCCGCTCCGACGCCGGCTTCATCACCCGGACCGAGACGTCGGTGCTGTTCGTGATCCCGTGGGGCCGGCACTGGATCATCGGCACCACCGACACCCCGTGGGACCTCGACAAGGCCCACCCGGCG contains the following coding sequences:
- a CDS encoding serine hydrolase domain-containing protein is translated as MQSLHDEVDRAAEDGWFSGVVRVDRAHETELCAAYGFADRAHGVRNTVDTQFGIASGTKGLTALVVMSLVERGTLGLDTTARSLLGDDLPLVADDVTVEHLLAHRSGIGDYLDEDGADLSDHLMPVPVHELATTEQYVAVLEGHPTVFPAGARFAYNDAGYVLLALLAERASGVEFPDLVRTLVCEPAGMVDTAFLRSDELPGRAARGYLSVDGLRTNGLHLPVRGSGDGGIYSTVTDLRGFWTALVAGRIVSPQTLAEMVRPRSHWPDLSYVSSRDHRRYGLGFHLHATGDQVWLEGYDAGVSFASLHDPASSVTWTVISNWTDGAWPIVRVLRDWFGS
- a CDS encoding cupin domain-containing protein; the encoded protein is MVRAGDAIENPVSGERITFVRTSEQTGGALAEMDLELSPAAFLAAEHIHRSQEEKFEVVEGRILLRCAGVETVSGPGESVVVPPGSPHSWAPYGGAGARVRLTFTPGAGIEQFFDDFFRLAREGRMNAKGMPPLTTSARLGLAHDLYLAGPPVPLQRAAFRVLVGVSRLIPGS
- a CDS encoding MFS transporter — its product is MFTALLRHARPPSPLAGRLSAQSLLFALGEGTFMTGSAVFFTQIVGLSAAQVGLGLTIAGIASFLAALPMGKLVDRFGPKKMWAVSATGQAAMFSVWPFIHDFHGYVAMAVGMEVIGALGGAAFGTYTIDVLPPDERVKSRAYMYSALNVGFTFGSTVGGVALAFHSNNVLHMLPWFTTLAFLVNALAITRLPRATHDDRTADERKVKVPGPGPLRNPGWLLTEFFTGVFWTNQVLLNVVIPLWLVQETDAPRVLLAFLFGTNTVMCIFLPMAAARGVKDLRTALKAVRISSSFFVLSCLITLATHDTVGLLTIALVWLGHVTVTGAELYLSAASWTFEAELMDPRQRGAYQGAAGLSATLGKVWAPAVYTFLAINWGAAGWLVIAGVIALATIGVHPSTRMARRFLEKHVPADVLADARASSPEAEEGLAVGPPSLIDTDAPVPDHEPDPVH
- a CDS encoding GNAT family N-acetyltransferase, yielding MALPTPTLQTDRLRLRPFEDGDAGDLWALHSDAHVLRYWDSPPWTEPARAERFLAACRQMADDDAGARLAVERVADGVFLGWCSLNRWNPDHRSASLGYCYGEAAWGHGYATEAAGALLDWAFATLDLNRVQAETDTRNLGSARVLEKLGFLREGTLREDCVVDGDVSDSWVHGLLRREWRAS
- a CDS encoding MmcQ/YjbR family DNA-binding protein, with the protein product MTGCTLQDAFALLDQLPGATREDNGRYWRLGIGSRTFGYVWEPTRTIGLKQTIAEQLALVAERPETFEVQFTTAGFGWVVVHLEGVERDELAELTFEAWRLTAPAALVEERADRLPR
- a CDS encoding pilus assembly protein CpaE → MMTRELALALRDAGVEWAPAKGDRFVVFDRDFDTDVFVVSDMVIEVLDVPQGRQVLAFNGTTEWALDSFEAEVAVWVPREDQLRDLLGEAFVSLERLDGAADGFAVTVRRGAGLERHVDVDAESAYARAVLAVLDGSAR
- a CDS encoding glycerol-3-phosphate dehydrogenase/oxidase; this translates as MTHSSALSPESRDAAIATMTGTGGETELDVLVVGGGVVGAGTALDAVTRGLNTGLLEQRDLASGTSSRSSKLIHGGLRYLEMLDFGLVREALQERGLLYTRLAPHLVRPVSFLYPLTHKGWERPYVGAGLALYDAMAMLGKYEMGLPRHRHLFRKQVARIAPDFKADKLTGAIRYYDCQVDDARLVVTIARTAAKHGAHVATRVKVTGFLREGERVVGVRAVDLESGRELEVRARVVVNAAGVWTDEIQEMVGGRGALHVQASKGIHLVVPRDRIRSDAGFITRTETSVLFVIPWGRHWIIGTTDTPWDLDKAHPAASRTDIDYVLAHVNTILREPLDHDDVEGVYAGLRPLLTGESEPTSKISREHTVVTPVPGLVMIAGGKLTTYRVMARDAIDAAGHSLRTTVNITVRDSITDRVPLVGADDFETRSNQRVLLARRSGLHVARIDHLLGRFGGMVDDVLDLIASRRVLGLPLEGAEDYLAAEVVYAVTHEAARHLDDVLTRRTRISIETFDRGVKAAAPAARLMAEVLGWSEERTAEEVDHYLRRVEAERVSQEQRTDREADEARVQAPDIV